The region ATGAACATACTATCTTTTAATAAACTAAAAATTACTGCAGCATTAAGCGGAACTATGTTTTTCTTTTTGGGAGGTCTATGGGCTCAAAATGTCGAGTTAATATCAACTACAGCATCAAGCCGTTGGGAAACTCCGAAGCGTTTTTTAAAGAAACATAAAGGCGATGTAACTCCAGATATTACAATTTATACAGATAGTGTGCTACAGGAAATAGATGGTATTGGGGGAGCCTTTAACGAATTAGGATGGGATGCTTTAAGTGCCTTACCTAAGGAAGCCTCTCAGCAAGTGTTTAATGATTTGTTTTCTGAAGAAGGTATAAATTTCTCAATGTGTAGAATTCCGTTAGGAGCTTCAGATTATGCTTTAAGTTATTATTCAAGTAACGACGTGGCTGAAGATTTCGATATGCGCGATTTTAATATCGATAGAGACCGTTATATTTTAATTCCGTACATCAAAGAAGCATTAAAAGTGAATCCAGATTTACAAGTTTGGGCTTCACCGTGGTCTCCACCAGCTTGGATGAAAGTCAACGAACATTATGCTATGAGGAGTGGTAATTTTGAAAATGCTATTGAAGGGAATCACATGAGTCCCGGAGATCAAATTCTAAATAATGCCACAGCATTTAAAATGCAAGAACAATATTTACAAGCTTATGCCTTATACTTTTCAAAATTTGTTCAGGCTTATAAAAAAGAAGGTGTTAATTTATTTGCAGTTATGCCTCAAAACGAAATTGCCTTCCAACCCAATTGGCCAAGTTGTACGTGGAGACCAGAAGATATGGCTTACTTTATAAATGGTTTTCTTGGTCCGCAGTTCGAGCGTGATAACTTAGATACAGAGATTTGGTTAGGCACAGTGAATTCTGGTAACCCTAATTATGTAAAAACCATTTTAGAGGATAAAAAAGATGCTAATTATATAAAAGGTGTCGGATTTCAGTGGGGAGGCGCAAAGGCGATTCCGGAGGTGCATAAAACGTATCCTAATATGAAATTGATGCAAACCGAAAATAAATGTGGCGAGCATGAAAACGATTGGACATCGCTTGATCGATCTTGGAAAGACCTTGTGCATTACTTTAATAACGGGGCCGGATCGTATATGTATTGGAATATGGTACTAGACCAAACCGGTAAAAGTGCTTGGGGATGGCCACAAAATTCTATGGTTGTTATCGATAAAAACACAAAAAAGGTAACCTATACAGACGAGTTTTATTTATTTAAACATCTGTCTCACTTTGTGCAACCTGGAGATCACTTTATAAAATCGTCTGAGGGAAAAAATCATATTGCGTTTAAATTAAAAGATGGTCGTATTGTGGTCTTAATCAATAACGCTGAAGAAGATAAAAAGGTTGTAAACTTAAAAATAGGAACCGAATCTTTTGGTGTCGAGTTACAAGGGACATCTATAAATACAATTGTTTTAAACAAATAAATTTTATAAAATGATAAAGAAAACCACATATTATTTTCTTACTGTCTTATTGGTGCTCCTATGTTTTGTAGAGCATTTAAATGCACAAAATAATGTAAAGATTAATGTAAATAATGATGGCGAAAAATTTGATCATTATTGGAGTAAGATGGTTGGTGCTGGCCGGGCTAACGAAGCCTTACGTGCCGGTTGGTTAGAGCAAATGCAACAGGTACAAGAAACATGCGGATTTGAGTATGTACGTTTTCATGGTTTATTTCATGACGATATGTTTCCTGTAATTGAAGAAAGAGGAAAATTAGTTTACAATTGGCAATACATAGACGATGTATTTGATAGGTTATTAGATATGAATGTTAAACCATTTGTAGAATTAGCTTTTTTTCCAACGCCTTTAGCCGCTAAAGATTCCAAGACGGTATTCTGGTGGAAAGCCAATATTACTCCGGCAGAAGATTCGTTTGAAAAGTGGCATGATTTAGTTAAAGCTTTTACACAGCACTGCGTAGATCGTTACGGTATAGATGAAGTGTTAACGTGGTATTTCGAGGTGTGGAACGAACCCAACTTATATACATTTTTTTGGGATGGTACAAAATCGCAGTATTTTGAATTGTATAAACAATCTGCCATTGCAGTAAAATCTGTAGATAAACGTTTAAAAATAGGAGGGCCATCTACAAGTAATTTTGTTCCTGACGAACGTTTTGCAGGAGAAACTACGAATGATAAAGTGTCTGAAGCCGTTTTTGCTGCCGATGATATTAATGTTTTAAATTGGAAAGGGGTTTGGATTGAGGATTTCCTTAACTATTGTAAAAAAGAAAACCTTCCTGTAGATTTTGTAAGTACACATCCGTACCCAACAGATTATGCTTTTAATCCAGAAACAGGTAAGGGAAGAGGATTAACACGTTTTGCAAAATCTTTAAAATTAGATTTAGAGTGGTTAAATAAAACCATAAAAAATAGTGCTTACCCAAATGCCGAAATTCATTTAACAGAATGGAACACAAGTCCGAGTAGTCGTGACCTTATGCATGACAGATTACCTGCTGCAGCATATATCGTAAAATCAAATTTAGACTGTATAGGATTAACTAACTCTTTAGCATTTTGGACGTTTACAGATGTTTTTGAAGAAAAAGGAGGTGCATCGAGTATTTTTCATGGCGGTTTTGGTATGATTAATTATCAAGGGTTGGAAAAACCGTCGTATCACGCCTACCGTATGCTTCATCAATTAGGAGATATACAATTATATAAAGATGATTACCTTTTTATAAGTAAGAAATCAACAAATAACAAAATAGTTGCATTAGCCTATAATTATCCAAAAGAATATGAAAATGCTGTGCCTTCTGGAGGAAATAAGCGAGAAGATGGAACTAATAAAAAATTAGAATTTACATTAACAGGTTTAGATGCAGAAACTGTTTTTGAAATAGAAATTTTAGATAAAGATCATGGAAATATTCATAATTACTGGGAAGAGATGGGGAAACCAAACCCTCCAACTCGTGAACAAATTAAGGTAATGAAAACATATGCCAATACCATGAAAACAATCTCAATTAAAGCAGATAAAAATGGGGTTTTAAAAGTTAAGCAGGAAATTACACCTTGGAGTTTGGTGTTGATTAAGCAAATTTAGTAAAATAAAATATTATGATTAGGTTTCAAATTTATAGACAATCAACTATAAGTGCTATGTTAATAATGGTAGCATTTCTATTTACATCTTGTGGAGACAAAACAAAGGCAGTAAATATTAAAGACAATGAAGTCAAGGCAGAATTAATTTTTGAAGAAGATTTTGATTCAGATTTATCTCAATGGAAAGTAGAACAAATGCCAGGAGGAACAGTTCAAATTAATGAAGGAAAACTAGAAATAGATGATGTTTCTGGATGTACTGTTTGGTTAACCAAACCATTTGAAGGTTCCGTACAAATAGAATACGATGTGTTTCTTATACAAGACAATGGGCCTAACGATCGTGTATCAGATTTAAATTGTTTTTGGATGGCTACAGATCCAAAAAATCCTTCAAATTTATTTGCAGAATCTGAAGCACGAGGTGGTAAATTTTCTAATTACGATAGTTTAAAATTATACTATATGGGTGTTGGAGGAAATGATAACAAAACAACCCGATTTAGACGTTATGTAGGTAATGGAGAACGCCCTTTGTTACCAGAAAACGATTTGAGTGATGAAAAGTATATGCTTGAGCCCAATACACCATACCATATTAAAATAATAGCTCACGGTAGCACAATTCAGTATTATAGAAACGATATGTTATTGGTAGATTTTAATGATAATAATCCTTATACATCAGGTTATTTTGGTTTAAGAACAGTAAAAAATCACATGACCGTAGATAATTTTAAAGTTTATAAATTAAAAGAATAAAAACTATAACATATGAATTTTAAATTCTAATACTGAAAATTTAATTAATACAGCAGGAGAGTATTAACCGAGTATCTTACAAACAAACCTTACTAATGAGAAGTATTCTTAAATCCTCAATTATTTCGCAAACTGTGTTGTTTCCTTTTATTGAGGTAACTTCACTTTTTGCGCTATGGGGATTTGCAAATGCTTTTAGTATATCACGTGGTATGATACCGATTTTGTATTACGAGTCTTCTCAGAAATTATTTTTAAAATATAAATAAAATGAAGAGATATTGTTTTGCATTAGATC is a window of Formosa sediminum DNA encoding:
- a CDS encoding GH39 family glycosyl hydrolase — its product is MIKKTTYYFLTVLLVLLCFVEHLNAQNNVKINVNNDGEKFDHYWSKMVGAGRANEALRAGWLEQMQQVQETCGFEYVRFHGLFHDDMFPVIEERGKLVYNWQYIDDVFDRLLDMNVKPFVELAFFPTPLAAKDSKTVFWWKANITPAEDSFEKWHDLVKAFTQHCVDRYGIDEVLTWYFEVWNEPNLYTFFWDGTKSQYFELYKQSAIAVKSVDKRLKIGGPSTSNFVPDERFAGETTNDKVSEAVFAADDINVLNWKGVWIEDFLNYCKKENLPVDFVSTHPYPTDYAFNPETGKGRGLTRFAKSLKLDLEWLNKTIKNSAYPNAEIHLTEWNTSPSSRDLMHDRLPAAAYIVKSNLDCIGLTNSLAFWTFTDVFEEKGGASSIFHGGFGMINYQGLEKPSYHAYRMLHQLGDIQLYKDDYLFISKKSTNNKIVALAYNYPKEYENAVPSGGNKREDGTNKKLEFTLTGLDAETVFEIEILDKDHGNIHNYWEEMGKPNPPTREQIKVMKTYANTMKTISIKADKNGVLKVKQEITPWSLVLIKQI
- a CDS encoding glycoside hydrolase family 30 protein; protein product: MNILSFNKLKITAALSGTMFFFLGGLWAQNVELISTTASSRWETPKRFLKKHKGDVTPDITIYTDSVLQEIDGIGGAFNELGWDALSALPKEASQQVFNDLFSEEGINFSMCRIPLGASDYALSYYSSNDVAEDFDMRDFNIDRDRYILIPYIKEALKVNPDLQVWASPWSPPAWMKVNEHYAMRSGNFENAIEGNHMSPGDQILNNATAFKMQEQYLQAYALYFSKFVQAYKKEGVNLFAVMPQNEIAFQPNWPSCTWRPEDMAYFINGFLGPQFERDNLDTEIWLGTVNSGNPNYVKTILEDKKDANYIKGVGFQWGGAKAIPEVHKTYPNMKLMQTENKCGEHENDWTSLDRSWKDLVHYFNNGAGSYMYWNMVLDQTGKSAWGWPQNSMVVIDKNTKKVTYTDEFYLFKHLSHFVQPGDHFIKSSEGKNHIAFKLKDGRIVVLINNAEEDKKVVNLKIGTESFGVELQGTSINTIVLNK
- a CDS encoding DUF6250 domain-containing protein codes for the protein MIRFQIYRQSTISAMLIMVAFLFTSCGDKTKAVNIKDNEVKAELIFEEDFDSDLSQWKVEQMPGGTVQINEGKLEIDDVSGCTVWLTKPFEGSVQIEYDVFLIQDNGPNDRVSDLNCFWMATDPKNPSNLFAESEARGGKFSNYDSLKLYYMGVGGNDNKTTRFRRYVGNGERPLLPENDLSDEKYMLEPNTPYHIKIIAHGSTIQYYRNDMLLVDFNDNNPYTSGYFGLRTVKNHMTVDNFKVYKLKE